From Halalkalicoccus sp. CG83, one genomic window encodes:
- a CDS encoding geranylgeranyl reductase family protein, translating into MYDFVVVGAGPAGSRFARRAAEEGYDVLALEQGSVGKPLACSGHVSTDLWEYTPDGAREALLQNEISGARFHVGGPDSEAYPFYTDGTISNVIDRVGLDERLADAARSAGADLREHHTVTGVEETADHVVVSASTSDGSAEFRARMVAGCDGPVSRVRRDLSIPEPDELLHGVLGFVETEDASEFVDVHLTAPRFFAWRIPRGEAGVEYGLAAPPGKEVRELFDEFTSGYGVDTVDFCSGAIPIGPPDRVTSDRGFLVGDAAAQTKPFTGGGILYGMTAADHAAERIDPADPGTLSDYETAWRDDLSREIRLGTWLRRAYSLPEPVQTAGLRAVSGEIGVHMDRPTSLFSRDQLRALLRS; encoded by the coding sequence GCCGAGGAGGGCTACGACGTGCTGGCCCTCGAACAGGGGTCCGTCGGGAAGCCGCTGGCCTGTTCGGGCCACGTGAGCACGGACCTCTGGGAGTACACCCCCGACGGGGCGCGCGAGGCGCTCCTCCAGAACGAGATCTCGGGCGCGCGGTTTCACGTCGGCGGGCCCGACAGCGAGGCCTACCCCTTCTACACCGACGGCACCATCTCGAACGTGATCGACCGCGTGGGACTCGACGAACGCCTCGCCGATGCGGCGCGTTCGGCCGGCGCGGACCTCCGCGAACACCACACCGTCACGGGCGTCGAGGAGACGGCGGATCACGTCGTCGTCTCGGCGAGCACGTCCGACGGCTCCGCGGAGTTCCGCGCGCGGATGGTCGCCGGCTGCGACGGGCCCGTCTCGCGGGTCCGGCGCGACCTCTCGATTCCCGAGCCCGACGAACTGCTCCACGGCGTGCTGGGGTTCGTGGAGACCGAGGACGCGAGCGAGTTCGTCGACGTCCACCTCACCGCGCCACGCTTCTTCGCGTGGCGCATTCCCCGCGGCGAGGCGGGCGTCGAGTACGGCCTCGCCGCCCCTCCCGGGAAGGAGGTCCGCGAGCTGTTCGACGAGTTCACCTCGGGCTACGGCGTCGACACCGTCGACTTCTGTTCGGGAGCGATCCCGATCGGCCCGCCGGATCGCGTCACGAGCGATCGGGGCTTTCTCGTGGGGGACGCCGCCGCCCAGACGAAGCCCTTCACCGGCGGCGGCATTCTGTATGGTATGACCGCCGCCGACCACGCCGCAGAACGGATCGATCCCGCGGATCCGGGAACGCTCTCGGACTACGAGACAGCGTGGCGCGACGATCTCTCGCGGGAGATCCGTCTAGGTACCTGGCTCCGGCGGGCCTACTCGCTCCCCGAACCGGTCCAGACCGCAGGACTTCGCGCCGTTTCGGGGGAGATCGGCGTCCACATGGATCGGCCCACGTCGCTGTTCTCGCGCGACCAGCTCCGCGCGCTGTTGCGTTCGTAG
- the ygfZ gene encoding CAF17-like 4Fe-4S cluster assembly/insertion protein YgfZ, with protein MTVLEPYHAEHGAVFDDRSGRRLPSHYGRPERTHLAVRNAVGVTEMAYGIVVVTGEDRIEYVDNALSNRVPDADGEGRYALLCDPQGRIERDLYVYNAGERLLVFVPPGHAEALAEEWRGKTFIQDVEFDVATDDLAVLGVHGPNATEKVASVLNGAGVPEGELVFDRGTIHDVGVTVIASDDPTGEDGYEVVCTADEAETVLDTLIVHGQNAVPFGTRTWETLTLEAGTPLFATELEGRIPNVLGLRNAVDFEKGCFVGQEVISRVENRGEPSGRLVGLRPEALPESGAAVFAGDRSVGEVTRAVESPTLEEPIALAVVEFGLATDDLAVRVESEEAPAERVDLPFVEGSGRSARLPQY; from the coding sequence ATGACCGTCCTCGAACCGTATCACGCCGAACACGGCGCCGTCTTCGACGATCGGAGCGGTCGCCGGCTGCCGAGCCACTACGGTCGTCCCGAGCGGACCCACCTGGCCGTGAGAAACGCCGTCGGCGTCACCGAGATGGCCTACGGCATCGTCGTGGTTACCGGCGAGGATCGCATCGAGTACGTCGACAACGCCCTCTCGAACCGCGTCCCCGACGCCGACGGCGAGGGGCGGTACGCGCTGCTCTGTGATCCACAGGGACGGATCGAACGCGACCTCTACGTCTACAACGCCGGCGAGCGCCTGCTCGTCTTCGTCCCGCCGGGACATGCCGAGGCGCTCGCGGAGGAGTGGCGCGGGAAGACGTTCATCCAGGACGTCGAGTTCGACGTCGCCACCGACGACCTCGCCGTGCTCGGCGTCCACGGCCCGAACGCCACCGAGAAGGTCGCGAGCGTGTTGAACGGCGCCGGCGTACCGGAGGGCGAACTGGTGTTCGATCGGGGCACCATCCACGACGTCGGCGTCACCGTCATCGCGAGCGACGACCCCACCGGCGAGGACGGCTACGAGGTGGTCTGTACCGCCGACGAGGCCGAGACCGTCCTCGATACGCTGATCGTCCACGGCCAGAACGCCGTTCCGTTCGGGACGCGAACCTGGGAGACGCTCACCCTGGAGGCGGGCACTCCGCTGTTCGCTACGGAACTCGAGGGGCGGATCCCGAACGTACTGGGCCTGCGAAACGCCGTCGACTTCGAGAAGGGCTGTTTCGTCGGCCAGGAGGTGATCAGCCGCGTCGAGAACCGGGGCGAACCAAGCGGGCGGCTGGTCGGCCTTCGTCCCGAGGCGCTTCCGGAGTCCGGCGCGGCCGTCTTCGCGGGCGATCGATCGGTCGGCGAGGTCACCCGAGCCGTCGAGAGCCCCACGCTCGAGGAACCGATCGCACTCGCGGTCGTCGAGTTCGGCCTCGCGACCGACGACCTCGCGGTACGGGTCGAGAGCGAGGAGGCCCCTGCGGAGCGGGTCGACCTCCCGTTCGTCGAGGGCAGCGGACGCTCGGCACGGCTTCCCCAGTACTGA
- a CDS encoding DUF6432 family protein → MGAKREFRNRAEDEVAVLDALVERPESGMTVFELRAQADVPIDELETALASLKDDDLITAEKSGDRTVIRPAEAVIPDPEDSSDGPSITERIRDRLPF, encoded by the coding sequence ATGGGCGCAAAGCGGGAGTTCCGGAACCGGGCCGAGGACGAGGTCGCCGTGCTCGACGCGCTCGTGGAACGGCCCGAGAGCGGGATGACCGTCTTCGAGCTCCGGGCCCAGGCGGACGTCCCGATCGACGAGCTCGAGACGGCGCTCGCCAGTCTGAAGGACGACGACCTCATCACGGCCGAGAAGAGCGGCGACCGGACCGTCATCCGGCCCGCCGAGGCGGTGATCCCCGACCCGGAGGACTCGAGCGACGGGCCGTCGATCACCGAACGCATCCGGGACCGGCTGCCCTTCTAA
- a CDS encoding DUF7093 family protein has translation MSLRCSLLGHEYGESEIERDREERGDEVVLSVTELERCVRCGNARVISENTEVTQRSRPRKADAPESATEPASEPDSRNSFSGANAAASSTAETRSDTGVGSDRNAGFAADDDAGGAELLETSEGDDRSRRESGSWPEHDGESAATDASREWPSLESDDEGFDASVPDGESTTVEFGGGLTPQADQGAEILGGESPPDEDDDVEFVRSETSFAPERTVDIEGETELYCPACDASDLDDRESLRAGDICPVCRRGYLAEREL, from the coding sequence ATGAGTCTCCGGTGTTCACTGCTCGGCCACGAGTACGGGGAGAGCGAGATCGAGCGCGATCGGGAGGAGCGCGGCGACGAGGTCGTCCTCAGCGTCACCGAACTCGAGCGGTGTGTCCGCTGTGGGAACGCTCGGGTCATCAGCGAGAACACCGAGGTCACACAGCGATCACGCCCACGGAAGGCCGACGCGCCCGAATCCGCGACGGAACCGGCGTCTGAGCCCGACTCCAGAAACTCGTTCTCCGGGGCGAACGCCGCCGCGTCGAGTACCGCCGAGACGCGTTCGGACACCGGCGTCGGGAGCGACCGGAACGCCGGCTTCGCGGCCGACGACGACGCCGGCGGCGCCGAACTCCTCGAGACGAGCGAGGGCGACGACCGCTCCCGCCGCGAGTCGGGATCGTGGCCGGAACACGACGGCGAGTCCGCTGCCACCGACGCGAGCAGGGAGTGGCCGAGCCTCGAAAGCGACGACGAGGGGTTCGACGCGTCGGTTCCCGACGGCGAGTCGACCACCGTCGAATTCGGTGGCGGCCTCACTCCCCAGGCCGACCAGGGTGCGGAGATACTGGGGGGCGAGAGTCCCCCCGACGAGGACGACGACGTCGAGTTCGTCCGGTCGGAGACCTCGTTCGCCCCCGAACGGACCGTCGATATCGAGGGGGAGACGGAGCTCTACTGTCCCGCTTGCGACGCCTCCGACCTCGACGACCGCGAGTCGCTCCGTGCGGGCGACATCTGCCCCGTCTGTCGGCGTGGCTACCTCGCCGAGCGCGAACTGTGA
- a CDS encoding DUF5611 family protein — protein sequence MREYKMRRGEHLEERIPDMRATVEEYFGTITGTEEYDGNDLFVIGEPDNPVFERIVVGTAEYSGKKNKLAVHFEERPAEDVIAEGNADAAADAVSAKNEFLLEAPGRDAKSRRESLKRTVEDSDADVPDAS from the coding sequence ATGCGAGAATACAAGATGCGTCGCGGCGAGCATCTCGAGGAGCGCATCCCCGACATGAGAGCCACCGTCGAGGAGTACTTCGGTACCATCACCGGCACCGAGGAGTACGACGGCAACGACCTCTTCGTGATCGGCGAACCCGACAACCCCGTCTTCGAGCGGATCGTCGTCGGAACCGCCGAGTACAGCGGGAAGAAGAACAAGCTCGCGGTCCACTTCGAGGAGCGTCCCGCCGAGGACGTGATCGCCGAGGGCAACGCCGACGCCGCCGCCGACGCCGTCAGCGCCAAGAACGAGTTCCTGCTCGAGGCCCCGGGTCGGGACGCGAAGTCGCGACGCGAATCGCTGAAGCGCACCGTCGAGGACAGCGACGCCGACGTGCCCGACGCTAGCTGA
- a CDS encoding DUF402 domain-containing protein, translating to MNARIRGVYATALTRRFRAAGHDVVQASNPIEERFDDDLGDGPANLAVGTTRDRQGVGLRGEPDAVAAGRDLLEVERDAFSWTDPLPFGSIHVGVVEDTGGGATVALDDGTGYLPFSETEEYVERGDRLRVQVAEPTPPWSGDDPRLSATIRAPTPGGMAVLVEGKRGIDAPDEETAGLVDLLSVDLSDGWGIELGSGARSASLAALEAALEAASDLVADLDSDAGEAGDDGPERLAAPYAGAWCWFGRESRFVLDDVRREVTSTMPGHHRIKAGSERASDAVDFVEALPGCEPEEFPFDAVAGRFGPREGDTLAIEHGKPDGRLITLGRGEVIDYDPEGSVRVRREMTAGGTYDALAVKREAGDVAITTLTEGRWWYPTVYKDEDGRRKGTYVNVCTPVELFPDAARYVDLYVDVVKHEDGGVERVDADELEAATAAGLVGEGLAERARGVASSIERALS from the coding sequence ATGAACGCCCGGATCCGGGGGGTCTACGCGACGGCGCTCACCCGGCGGTTCCGGGCGGCGGGTCACGACGTGGTGCAGGCCTCGAACCCGATCGAGGAGCGCTTCGACGACGACCTGGGCGACGGCCCCGCGAACCTCGCGGTCGGGACGACCCGCGACCGACAGGGGGTCGGACTCCGCGGCGAGCCCGACGCGGTCGCGGCCGGCCGCGACCTGCTCGAGGTCGAGCGCGACGCCTTCTCGTGGACCGACCCGCTCCCCTTCGGCTCGATCCACGTGGGCGTCGTCGAGGACACTGGCGGTGGCGCCACGGTGGCGCTCGACGATGGTACCGGCTACCTGCCGTTCTCGGAGACCGAGGAGTACGTCGAGCGCGGCGACCGCCTGCGGGTACAGGTGGCGGAGCCGACGCCGCCGTGGAGCGGCGACGACCCGCGCCTCTCGGCGACGATCCGCGCGCCGACCCCCGGCGGGATGGCCGTGTTGGTCGAGGGTAAGCGAGGTATCGACGCCCCCGACGAGGAGACGGCGGGGCTGGTCGACCTGCTCTCGGTCGACCTCTCCGACGGATGGGGGATCGAGCTGGGGTCGGGCGCCCGCAGTGCGAGCCTCGCGGCCCTCGAAGCGGCGCTCGAGGCCGCGAGCGACCTCGTGGCCGACCTCGACTCCGACGCGGGGGAGGCGGGCGATGACGGCCCCGAGCGCCTCGCCGCGCCCTACGCCGGCGCGTGGTGCTGGTTCGGTCGCGAGAGTCGGTTCGTCCTCGACGACGTTCGACGGGAGGTCACATCGACCATGCCCGGCCACCACCGGATCAAGGCGGGCTCGGAGCGCGCGAGCGACGCCGTCGACTTCGTCGAGGCCCTCCCGGGCTGTGAGCCCGAGGAGTTCCCGTTCGACGCCGTCGCGGGCCGGTTCGGCCCCCGCGAGGGCGATACGCTCGCGATCGAACACGGCAAGCCCGACGGCCGGCTGATCACGCTCGGTCGCGGCGAGGTGATCGACTACGACCCGGAGGGGAGCGTGCGGGTCCGCCGGGAGATGACCGCCGGCGGGACCTACGACGCGCTCGCGGTGAAGCGCGAGGCCGGCGACGTCGCGATCACCACGCTGACCGAGGGACGGTGGTGGTATCCGACCGTCTACAAGGACGAGGACGGCCGCCGAAAGGGAACGTACGTCAACGTCTGCACGCCGGTCGAGCTCTTCCCCGACGCGGCGCGCTACGTCGATCTCTACGTCGACGTGGTGAAACACGAGGACGGCGGGGTCGAGCGGGTCGACGCCGACGAACTGGAGGCGGCGACGGCGGCCGGACTCGTCGGCGAGGGGCTCGCGGAGAGGGCCCGCGGCGTCGCGTCGTCGATCGAACGCGCGCTCAGCTAG
- a CDS encoding DUF7532 family protein, whose amino-acid sequence MHFDQRTQQALREAGLENDAIVEISDRVAELVERDADRLEAFFDAHASVYSDMELAHSRSEFPEHAVEYCDLFTHGADLRGYLRFDSWGVPVEGGRVLRGDDRPELVELSLGPTVDARVKFAPERDAL is encoded by the coding sequence ATGCACTTCGACCAGCGGACCCAGCAGGCGCTGCGCGAGGCCGGCCTCGAGAACGACGCAATCGTCGAGATATCCGATCGCGTCGCCGAACTCGTCGAGAGGGACGCCGACCGGCTGGAGGCGTTCTTCGACGCCCACGCGTCGGTCTACTCCGACATGGAGCTCGCACACAGCCGGAGCGAGTTCCCCGAACACGCAGTCGAGTACTGTGACCTGTTCACCCACGGCGCCGATCTCCGGGGCTACCTGCGGTTCGACTCGTGGGGCGTGCCCGTCGAGGGCGGACGGGTCCTCCGGGGCGACGATCGACCGGAGCTGGTCGAGCTCTCACTGGGGCCGACCGTCGACGCCCGGGTGAAGTTCGCTCCGGAGCGCGACGCGTTATGA
- a CDS encoding PrsW family intramembrane metalloprotease has translation MRGKRDPIERESRDSRDLYDVSTWEKRSTVDAIATWLYRFGVASAKAFVILLAALFLLVQFVLGGLGIVTEPVVGAFVLLSVVPALAIAAYVWYADVTTDEPLSVLVVTFTLAVLFAMFAAVINSILQPAFGVLPSVIGLPLFFFLVVGPVEETVKLLAVRLYAYRDVRFDAVIDGAVYGAAAGLGFATIENAIYITRGLESGLGTVELIGAAGGTAAVRALAGPGHVLYSSIAGFYLGLAKFNRENAGPIVIKGLLIAAVFHALYNSLAGVVPGLLTAAATWITPGIAMIGFIVLYDGLVAYFLYRKIAGYRRAYKEVGVTHASDDEPAAELTEFDP, from the coding sequence ATGCGAGGAAAGCGGGACCCGATCGAGCGCGAGTCACGGGACTCGCGCGACCTCTACGACGTCTCGACGTGGGAGAAGCGATCGACCGTCGACGCGATCGCGACGTGGCTCTACCGGTTCGGGGTCGCGAGCGCGAAGGCGTTCGTGATCCTGCTCGCGGCGCTGTTCCTGCTGGTGCAGTTCGTCCTCGGGGGATTGGGGATAGTGACCGAGCCGGTGGTCGGGGCGTTCGTCCTCCTCTCGGTGGTGCCCGCGCTCGCCATCGCCGCCTACGTCTGGTACGCCGACGTCACGACGGACGAACCGCTGTCGGTGCTGGTCGTCACGTTCACGCTCGCGGTGCTGTTCGCGATGTTCGCGGCCGTCATCAACTCGATCCTCCAGCCGGCGTTCGGCGTCCTGCCGTCGGTGATCGGTCTTCCCCTCTTCTTCTTTCTGGTCGTTGGGCCCGTCGAGGAGACGGTCAAACTGCTCGCCGTCAGGCTCTACGCCTACCGCGACGTCCGCTTCGACGCCGTGATCGACGGGGCGGTCTACGGCGCGGCCGCCGGACTGGGCTTCGCGACCATCGAGAACGCGATCTACATCACCCGGGGCCTGGAGTCGGGGCTGGGAACCGTCGAACTCATCGGCGCGGCCGGGGGGACGGCCGCCGTCCGGGCGCTCGCGGGCCCCGGCCACGTGCTCTACTCGTCGATCGCGGGCTTCTACCTCGGGCTTGCGAAGTTCAACCGCGAGAACGCCGGCCCGATCGTGATCAAGGGGCTGTTGATCGCCGCGGTGTTCCACGCGCTCTACAACTCGCTCGCGGGCGTCGTCCCCGGGCTGCTCACCGCCGCCGCCACCTGGATCACGCCGGGGATCGCGATGATCGGATTCATCGTGCTCTACGACGGGCTGGTCGCGTACTTCCTCTACCGGAAGATCGCTGGCTACCGCCGCGCGTACAAGGAGGTCGGCGTCACCCACGCCAGTGACGACGAACCCGCCGCCGAACTCACGGAATTCGATCCCTGA
- a CDS encoding AI-2E family transporter, translating to MPTGPDPPDWIVEQPGLTALALLSGLLALFVLLPYLQYVLFGVVLAYVLFPVQGRLERYVRPTIAAIVVVVATVLVVLVPLVYVIRVAVRQSLEVVDSIRRERFDVDTIEDALETDEYSVDLVALYESNQGRIASSIQEITMGTIDLVGSLPRLFIGLTVTLFVLFALLRDGNRLVAWIGWVLPVDDGTFEELRTGLDRLMWASVVGNVAVAAIQAVMLGIGLAIAGVPAIVFLTVATFVLTLLPLVGAFGIWIPAAVYLVTVGRPTASVAMVVYGLLVTFSDTYFRPALIGRTSAFNSAIVVVGIFGGLVVFGAVGLFIGPVVLGGAKLVLDCFARGHTGTSTARTTLEDADSGSGSANTFAETAVDSDDEGGSDE from the coding sequence ATGCCAACGGGTCCCGATCCGCCGGACTGGATCGTCGAACAGCCCGGACTGACCGCGCTCGCACTACTGAGCGGTCTCCTCGCGCTGTTCGTTCTCCTGCCGTATCTCCAGTACGTCCTGTTCGGCGTCGTTCTCGCGTACGTCCTGTTTCCCGTTCAGGGTCGCCTCGAGCGGTACGTCAGACCGACGATCGCCGCGATCGTCGTCGTCGTCGCGACGGTGCTCGTCGTACTCGTCCCGCTCGTCTACGTCATCAGGGTCGCCGTTCGACAGTCGCTCGAGGTCGTCGACTCCATCAGACGGGAACGGTTCGACGTCGATACGATCGAGGACGCACTCGAGACCGACGAGTACTCCGTCGACCTCGTCGCGCTGTACGAATCGAACCAGGGCCGGATCGCCTCGAGCATTCAGGAGATCACGATGGGGACGATCGATCTCGTCGGGAGCCTGCCGCGTCTGTTCATCGGACTGACCGTCACGCTGTTCGTTCTCTTCGCGCTGTTGCGGGACGGGAATCGGCTCGTCGCGTGGATCGGGTGGGTGCTGCCGGTCGACGACGGGACGTTCGAGGAGCTCCGCACGGGGCTTGACCGGCTCATGTGGGCGTCGGTCGTCGGGAACGTCGCCGTCGCGGCCATTCAGGCGGTGATGCTCGGCATCGGACTGGCGATCGCGGGCGTCCCCGCCATCGTCTTTCTCACCGTCGCCACGTTCGTCCTGACGCTGCTCCCGCTGGTCGGCGCGTTCGGCATCTGGATCCCGGCCGCGGTCTATCTCGTCACGGTCGGGCGCCCGACCGCCAGCGTGGCGATGGTGGTCTACGGACTACTCGTCACCTTCTCGGATACGTACTTCCGGCCCGCGCTGATCGGCCGGACCAGCGCCTTCAACTCCGCCATCGTCGTGGTCGGCATCTTCGGCGGTCTCGTCGTCTTCGGTGCCGTCGGACTGTTCATCGGTCCCGTCGTCCTCGGCGGCGCGAAGCTCGTCCTCGATTGCTTCGCCCGAGGGCACACCGGAACGTCGACCGCCCGAACCACGCTCGAGGACGCCGATAGCGGTTCCGGATCGGCGAACACGTTCGCCGAGACGGCGGTCGACTCGGACGACGAGGGAGGGTCCGACGAGTGA
- a CDS encoding riboflavin synthase, with translation MFTGIVEESGEVLERVETDDGLRLWIGCSFADELRHGESVSVSGACLTVEEVGEGRFSVFLASETLDRTYLGGLPEGARVNLERAMPADGRFDGNLVQGHVDATAEVRAIEPVGEDWRFAFSLPESLAPYVVEKGSVTVDGISLTVAARSEEEYEVAIIPTTYELTTLAEKAVGDPVHLEADVIAKYVERVAEPYFRRASSADR, from the coding sequence ATGTTCACCGGGATCGTCGAGGAGTCGGGTGAGGTCCTCGAGCGGGTCGAGACGGACGACGGGCTCCGGCTGTGGATCGGCTGTTCGTTCGCCGACGAACTCCGCCACGGCGAGAGCGTGAGCGTGAGCGGCGCGTGTCTGACCGTCGAGGAGGTAGGGGAAGGACGGTTCTCCGTCTTTCTCGCGAGCGAGACGCTCGACCGGACGTATCTGGGCGGGCTTCCGGAGGGCGCACGCGTCAACCTCGAACGCGCGATGCCCGCCGACGGCCGGTTCGACGGGAACCTCGTCCAGGGTCACGTTGACGCGACGGCCGAGGTCCGTGCGATCGAGCCGGTCGGCGAGGACTGGCGCTTCGCGTTCTCGCTGCCCGAGTCGCTCGCGCCGTACGTCGTCGAGAAGGGCTCCGTCACCGTCGACGGCATCAGCCTGACGGTCGCGGCGCGTTCGGAGGAGGAGTACGAGGTCGCGATCATCCCGACGACCTACGAGCTGACGACGCTCGCCGAGAAGGCGGTCGGCGATCCCGTCCACCTCGAGGCCGACGTGATCGCGAAGTACGTCGAGCGCGTCGCGGAGCCGTACTTCCGGAGAGCGTCGTCCGCCGACCGATGA
- a CDS encoding DUF7533 family protein, translating to MKMPGLFGMIQLGSGLVFAIPLGIIGVEFLRMGRLAFGIAFVVLAAVMVVLPEYVSRRVGGPRDWIRRRLPWRRE from the coding sequence ATGAAAATGCCCGGACTGTTCGGGATGATCCAGCTGGGATCGGGACTCGTCTTCGCGATCCCGTTGGGAATCATCGGCGTCGAGTTCCTGCGGATGGGCCGGCTGGCGTTCGGGATCGCCTTCGTCGTGCTCGCGGCCGTAATGGTGGTCCTCCCCGAGTACGTCTCCCGGCGGGTCGGCGGCCCGCGCGACTGGATCCGCCGCCGGCTTCCCTGGCGGCGCGAGTGA
- a CDS encoding universal stress protein — protein sequence MYRTVLLATDGSDDALGAAERAVDLAARYDAKLWACYVIETRTAYDNAIVEPETVERALLEEGEGALAAVAERAATEGIPLGGAIRRGVPYEELLEHARQEGADVIVVGRQGRSSFRAVVLGSTTDALVRLSPVPVLVVGEPSSPAGN from the coding sequence GTGTATCGGACGGTGCTCCTCGCGACCGACGGCAGCGACGACGCGCTCGGGGCGGCCGAACGCGCCGTCGACCTCGCGGCGCGCTACGACGCGAAGCTGTGGGCGTGTTACGTGATCGAGACGCGCACCGCCTACGACAACGCGATCGTCGAGCCCGAGACGGTCGAGCGGGCGCTGCTCGAGGAGGGCGAGGGTGCGCTCGCCGCGGTCGCGGAGCGCGCGGCGACCGAGGGCATCCCCCTCGGAGGTGCGATCCGCCGCGGCGTACCCTACGAGGAGCTGCTCGAACACGCACGCCAGGAGGGGGCGGACGTGATCGTCGTCGGCCGGCAGGGCCGATCGTCGTTCAGGGCGGTGGTGCTCGGCAGCACGACCGACGCGCTGGTGCGGCTCTCGCCGGTTCCCGTGCTGGTCGTCGGCGAACCCTCCTCACCCGCCGGGAACTGA
- a CDS encoding M24 family metallopeptidase gives MTPEYERIAAELEERDAEAFVHVGDRFDDDLRYLARFSGPDRPYAVVVERDGEPTLCAPRSFGEEARREFPGRVVTAGEQDADTAGERAAELIESGRVLVPQHLPHDAALRLERAGCELASTDVVAGMRVRKSDDEIDRLRGMQQAAEAGMARAESILAAADVADGRLHWEGEPLTTERLRREVNARLVREGVSDAHNTVIGAGETCVDLHFTGDASIEAGETVLLDLSPRGPEGYYGDLSRTFVVESEGGWERRAYVAVERARDAAFAVLSEGAGTVAGTVHEEAAAELAAYGFRPDGEPGLTHGVGHGVGMSLHEAPSLRAETELEAGTVLTVEPGVYDAEEGGVRIEDLVVVREDGFENLTGYPRSLVPRARE, from the coding sequence GTGACGCCCGAGTACGAACGGATCGCGGCCGAACTCGAGGAACGCGACGCGGAGGCGTTCGTCCACGTCGGCGATCGCTTCGACGACGACCTCCGATATCTCGCCCGCTTCTCGGGACCCGACCGCCCCTACGCGGTCGTCGTCGAACGCGACGGGGAGCCGACGCTCTGTGCTCCCCGGTCGTTCGGGGAGGAGGCCCGTCGCGAGTTCCCCGGGCGAGTGGTGACCGCTGGCGAACAGGACGCGGACACGGCGGGCGAGCGGGCGGCCGAGCTCATAGAGAGCGGACGGGTGCTCGTCCCCCAACACCTGCCGCACGACGCCGCGCTGCGGCTCGAACGCGCGGGCTGTGAGCTGGCGTCGACCGACGTCGTCGCCGGGATGCGCGTCCGGAAGTCCGATGACGAGATCGACCGGCTTCGAGGAATGCAGCAGGCCGCCGAGGCGGGGATGGCCCGAGCCGAGTCGATCCTCGCGGCGGCCGACGTCGCGGACGGACGGCTCCACTGGGAAGGCGAACCCCTCACGACCGAGCGCCTGCGTCGCGAGGTGAACGCCCGGCTCGTTCGCGAGGGGGTGAGCGACGCCCACAACACCGTCATCGGAGCGGGCGAGACCTGCGTCGACCTCCACTTCACCGGCGACGCCTCGATCGAGGCGGGCGAGACCGTCCTGCTCGATCTCTCGCCGCGCGGTCCGGAGGGCTACTACGGCGACCTCTCGCGGACGTTCGTCGTCGAGAGCGAGGGCGGCTGGGAGCGTCGCGCCTACGTCGCCGTCGAGCGCGCACGGGACGCCGCCTTCGCCGTGCTCTCGGAAGGTGCGGGCACGGTCGCCGGCACCGTCCACGAGGAGGCCGCCGCCGAACTCGCGGCCTACGGCTTTCGCCCCGACGGCGAGCCCGGCCTTACCCACGGCGTCGGCCACGGCGTCGGAATGAGCCTCCACGAGGCGCCGTCACTCCGCGCAGAGACCGAACTCGAGGCCGGCACGGTCCTCACCGTCGAGCCCGGCGTCTACGACGCCGAGGAGGGCGGCGTGCGGATCGAGGATCTCGTCGTCGTCCGCGAGGACGGCTTCGAGAACCTCACCGGCTACCCTCGATCGCTCGTTCCGCGGGCACGGGAGTAG